agcagaaaacctTGGCAGTGCACTTATTGAAGGGTGTAAGGACAGCAGCAAATCCTAAAagttctcctgggaagctgtgcagTTTTCCTGGTGACACTTTCAGTTTTCTAAGAGAATTCTGCTCTGTTAAGGCCAAGTCAGCCACAGATGGCAACAAATCTCTGTCAAGGAACCACGTGTGAGGTAAGAGGATGTTTATTAATGACAGGCAGGCACATCACCAGAGTGATATTTTTATCTCTAGCTACTGCATAGCTGCACAAACCCACCCTACCCCCTGTTTTACCAGCAACTGTGTGCCTTGtagggaaggcagcagcaccagcccttgAATAAAATACCTGAGGTGAGGAAAGCTGGAGGACCACTGGTGGCATTCTTCCCGCAGCCCCTCAACATGAACTGTCTCTTTCTGCTCGTACAGAAGCTCATCAATTTGTCTGAACATCTGCTGAACTTGTTGTGTGGCAGCTTTGTCAAATTcctggagaggaaagaaaatacctTGTGAATAGCATTTGCACGGGTTTCTTTAAttgatcttttaaaattaaattggaaCACACAACTATTCGTTTAGAGCTTAGCAGGCATGCAGAAAAagatttttactttaaattattttctcccaCAGATGATGCAGCCTGCTCTAAAGATGGATGGCAGCCACATAAAATGCTAACTTTgacacagcagaaaaaatattaaaacatttagaaatatCCATATTATTATATTAAGCTACAAGACTTAAAGGAATAGAAAACAAGAAGGATAAAATTCAGTGATATTTCAATGCAATGGAGGATTTGTTGCTTCCAGTGTccacaaacagcagcaacacaaaaagcagagcaggctggtGGGAAGCACTGAACCTGAGGGGTGGTCAGGCCCTTTGTTACATGCAGACAGAAAATGGGGTCAGTTCTGGGGTAATTTAAACCTAAACAGCTCCATCTCACCTCCCAGAAGGCAACAGCACACGTTGGTGGAAGGAGCATAAatcaaacatttcaaaatgaaaataatgttttaggAGCTTCCCATATTTTGAGAAACATGCAAGGATGCAGAAGTTTGATAAACTCACACCAAGTACCTGAAAGTTACCCAGCCATGCCTGGGGTTCCACAATAACAGCATTTATAGATACACTCAGGCACTAAATGACTtgcatttccaaaatttttaGTGGAAATTAGGAATACTAACAGAATAGTATGAGCCTTATGTGTTTTGAATAGAAATATGGAAAGCAGTAAAAAAGATCTTCTTTCTTTAATCAGCATCATGATTTTTTGACAGATTGAATCCTTTTTGTTCTGAGATGTCTTTGCAGCGGTATTTAAGTGTCTTTCTGTGCTCCATTTGGCTTGGATGATTATGTTGTACTCACGTCATAGCCCCAGGAGAAGACTGAGCTGTCTTCTGTGGAGGTGTCAGCACAACCCTGACTCGCAGTCCGTGCATCCCCATGATCATCAGATCCCTTATGGATTCCCGACTCCCTGAAATGCACACATCGagccaaaaacaaaaacaaagagaaagcaaatcagtGCACAATAAACAATGACAGAATGAGTGTGTCAGTaaacacagcctggctgtgccagaaCAGCTGGATCAGATGTGTCACCACAAGTACCTGGAGGTCTGGGCTCGGTTTTCAGCCGCGGGTGTGGCTGAGCACACCTGAGCCCGCGGCTCTGGCGGTGGGTGATGCCTCAGGGCATGTTTGGGGAGTCCTCGTCTGTAAAAACAGAAGTGGAACTTGGCAAACCTTAccagaataaatatttatggCGTTCTCGACAAGATTTATAGGCATTTCTTTCCTGCTTCACAAGGACTGTGCAGATATTTATTACTATTACCAAGCTAATTCTTGTCGCCAAAACTCTGGGTTTCAGGTGTCAAAATTAACTACAGGATAAATATGAACTTTAAGGTCTTGGCTTCAAAATCAGCTAAACTTAACCTTAAAATGCTGTGAATTGAGGTACAGCTCCCTAAAAGCAGAGATGACGCCATTACCCTGTAGATTAATTACATTGAATGAAATTAAATAGAACAAGAGTAAACGAGCCGAGTAAGTCAGAACTGACCCAACTCTTGGGTCAGGGGATAAGAGCCGGTTACAGGGATTTAATCGCGTTCGGTCCCACCGGTATCCGGCCGGGACCGGTGCTCAGGAATCCGGGATATCCCGGGAATGCCGGGAACCATCTCCCGTCGGGGATAGGGGGTGACCGGGCCGTCCCGGGGCCCTGCTCGGTGCTGGGGGCACCGCGGGCGGCAGGcccgggagcggggcagggggATCGCGACCGGGACCGCGCTGGGGCTCGGGGCAGCGGCGGCCACTCACGGCTGCACCGGTTTCCGCGCGTATCGCGATATCATCCtcagcgccgccgccccgccgccgccatcgcGCCGCTCCTCCCCGGGGGCGGAGCGCTTTGGGTCCCGGCGCGATGGAGGCGCTGCGGCGGCCGGCGCTGCCCGAGGACGCGGTGCGCTACCGCCTGttcgcggcggcggcggcgggcccgggcggCGAGGCGCTGCTGCGGCGCTGCGCTGAGCTGGCCCTGGTGCGCTTCGCCCCGCTCCTGGCCGCCTACGTGTGGCAGCGGCAGCCGTTCCGCCTGCGCTACGTGCCGGGCCGCGGTGAGCCGGGAGCGGGCCGGGAGGCGCGGCGGGAGGAGCGCCCGGAGCGCTGGGACTGTGAGGGGGACCCGGCGGCCGGGGACCGGGAGAGCGTGAGGGGGATCCGGTGGCAGGGAACCCGGGAACCTGTGAGGGGACCCGGCGGCCGGGAACCGACGGCGTGTGAGGGGAAAGCGGGGGGGGGGCGGGTGGCGTGAGGAGAACCCGGCGGCCGGAATCAAGGAACGTGTGAGGGGGAACCCGGGAGCGTGTGAGGGGAACCCGGGGGCCGGAAACCGGCGGTGTGTGAGGGGGACCGAGGGGGTGTGAGGGGGACCCGGCGGCCGGACTCGAGGAGCGTCTGACAGGGAACCGGGGTGGGGGTTGGGATCGTTTGAAGGGGATCCGGCGGCCGGGAACCCGGAGCTTGTGAGGGGGAACCGGGAGAGTGTGAAGGACAGCTGGCGGCCGGAGACCGGGATCTTTTGACGGTAATCCGACGGCCGGGAACCAGAAGCGTGTGAGGGGGGTCTGGGCCGTGTGAGGAGGACCCGGTGGCCGGGAATCAAGGGCTTGTGAGGAGGAACGGGGATCGTTTGAGGGGGACCTGGCGGCCGGGAACCGGGAGCCTGAGAGGGGGACCCGGCCGGTTCGAACCGGGAACGAGTGAGGGAGAACCGAGGCCATGTGAGGGGCACACGGTGGCCGAGAACCGGGATCTTTTGAGGAGAGTCCGGCGGCCAGGAACCGAGGTCGTGTGAGGGGTACCCGGCGGCCAGAAACCAGGAGTGTGTGAGGGGGATCCGGCGGCCGGGAACCGAGGAGTGTGAGGGGGACCCGGCGGGCTGGAACCGGGAGCATGTGAGTGGGACCCGGCGGCTTCCCCGACTCTCGGTGTCACAGCACGGGTTAACCCAGTGCGGCAtctggtgccacctccctgctgcgGCCGGGCCATCCCCGAGCACAGGACACAAGATTCTGTCAGCAGGGTCTGGGATATCcgcagtgagggagactccgcAGCCCATGTGGACAATCTGTTGCTGGGCACGGCGTTGCTGAGCcgcctctcctctctgtgccccGTGCAGGCGAGATCCCGGCGCACTTGGGTGGCACCACGGAGTTCGGGGATAACGTGGAGGATGAGTGGTTCATTGTGTACCTGTTGCGGGAGATCACCAGAGAGTTCCCGGGACTGGCAGCCAGGTAAGGcgggtgctgctgagctgctttagTGGGAGGGCTGCCAaggggcagtgcctgtgctctgaAGGTCCTGTCTTACCATTGCCCATCCTTGGAGGTGTTTGCCCATCCCAGACAcgctggaagtgtccaagggcaggttggatggggcttggagcagcctggggtagtggaaggcGTGCCTGGCTGTGGCAAGGGTGTTGGAACCAGAGgttgatctttaaggtcccttctaacctaAGCCTTTCTGTGGGtttatgaatatttaaaaaaaacccagcagacaTGGATTGAGAAGTGTGTTGTTGTGCTCTGCAAGGCTTTTCCTGCTGAATTTCCAATTTCTCCTTGGCCAGTATTGATGACAACGATGGAGAGTTTCTCTTGATAGAAGCAGCTGATTTTCTCCCAAAGTGGCTGAATCCTGAGAACAGTGAAAACAGGGTGAGTAAAACTTGTGTGTGCAGTTGGTAAGGGGGAGTCAGTGGCCTTTTCTGTAGCAGCTGGAGTTTTCTCTTGCACCTCTAGCCAAGTGGTCTGACTGCCTCTGAAATTTCAGAGTGCTTTGTCTGGTCCAGGTGAAATAATGAGCAGACACCTTCCCCTGGATATGGATGGCTGCTAATGGCAATGGATTAGAATGGAGATCATTAATTTGGTCATTAGCAAAAACTTGTTCAATTCTTTTTCCCCTACTCCAAGATTCTAACAAGGGCTGGAACACAACACCAAAATGGATTGCAAGTGTGTACCTGGAGTGTCAGGCTCATACTTTCCTTTGTTTGAGGGAACAGACAGAGTGAGGGGGTTGAGAACGTTGCATTCAGGGCTTTTTTTAGGATCAGGAACCAGCAGAGGTCGCATGTGACacctgaaatgctgctttttaatgcCTGGGATGTTCTGAAGCAGTTAGGCTGTGCTGGTTCTCCTGAAGCACTTCTCCAGTTGAAGAGACATGTGTAACAATTATTCTTGTTAGGGAAACAAGATATATTTGATGAAATTTCTTTCAGTTCAAATAGGGATTTTTCCTGGTTGGATCGTGGTCTCTGGCATCTCAACCTTTTTAGAaaagctctgctccttcctgccttGGTTCTCTATTTGTCCTTTCTATTGTCAGTGTCCAAGCAGATGCATTTGTGTGTGCAGTGAACTGTTCCATGGCTGTGTGTgagtgctcctgccctgtgtgacGGGAGCATTCCTGCCTGCCAGGTGTTCTTTTACAAAGGAGAGCTGCACATCATTGCGCCGggggagccctgggagcagggctgggccctcTCTGCTCCCCGTGCCACGGTGCCGCAGGCGCTGGCTCTGTTATCCACCCGCGCCGAGGagttcctggctgcagagcccaTCAGAGCTGCGCTCAATAAACGCCTCCATGGGTACGTGGGGCTGCActtggctcctgcagctgtggggtttgggtcTGTGCTCCCTGGGCTTTCAGCGTTTCCCCAGCAGATGGGATCAAGCTGGTTCCttttcagaaagcagcagctggaggtttTTCTGTGGCACTCTTGGAAAGAGGGGGATCAGTGTCCTGTAGTCTGTGGTGTGGGGATGTGAAACTGGTTCACTGCTGTAATTCCAGCCCTGACAATGACAAGAGTTACTCTTCCTTCACATCTTCCTTAGACTGAAACCTCTGAAAGTTCCATGATCTTTTAGGGCCCTGTGCCTGAGGAACAAGAGGATTTGATCTAAGATGTAGCACCAGCAGAATTCTCAGGGCTTCAGCTTGTCACAGCTGTGCTCCAccctgtgctttattttttgcaAGGATTTGACAGCAAATATGGCAAAGAATACTGGATAGCTGGGTATGTTGGTTAAGTCCACAGGGACTCATCTTACCCATGTGGGGGATTCAATTTTATGAGCCATGTACACTTGTATAAATATGTATGATAGAAACAGCCATTCTAGGCATTAGACTGGCCAGGTTTTAACTGCAGAGTAATCTGAGCCATGATCCCAGTCAATACTAAAGGGAAGGGGCCTCCTGCTGAAGAAGGAGTGGTTAACGGGCAGTGCCCTCCCCACGCTCTGTTGCCGCTCAGGTATCCCGGGAAGATCCAGGCCTCGCTGCACCGAGCCCGCTGCTTCCTCCCGGCCGGGATCGCGGCCGTGCTGAGGCTGCGCCCGTCCCTGGTGGCTGCGGCCGTCCAGGCCTTCTACCTGCGGGAGCCGGGCGATCTGGGGGCCTGCCGGCGCCCGTTCAGAGCCTTCCCTGCCGAGCAGCGAGTGATGGCCCTGGTAAGTGCTCTCAGAGCCGCTGACGGCCCTGCCGTGTGCTCCTGTAGGCGTGAATTTCCAGGTCCTTGCATtgagagctgctctggatgGGTGTGGCTGGACTTTCAGGGGGCTGATCCTGAGAGAATTGTTTCTGAATCCAGAGGTTGTGATAGCAGTTCCTCTGCTGAAGTGCCTGCTGGGTAAATTGATCTCCTTGTGTGATCAGAGCAGTTTGCCAGCCCTGCCGGCCAACGGGAGCAGTTGCTCCCAACCAGTGGCTCACTGCCAGGCTTTTCACCTTCTCAGCTGTGctctcacagctctgggaaagctTCTATGAAGTGTTGTATGAGCACTGTCCAAGCACTGTTGTATGTGATGCATTTTGTCACAGAGCTGTACCACTAGACTCCTGAAAAGAAGCTTTAGAGTCAAATTTTGGACTTCAAAACTCTTGCTGAAATCTTTTAATCGAATGtcattttaattgaaaatacaCCTTGTTAATGCGAATGCAAAACACTGAGGGTTTTTCCAAATGTATTTATACTGACAAAAGTTCATATTTACTTGGGTATTTCAATTTGGGACAAACTTTATACGGCCTGAAAAGCAATTtatcagaaaaatctttctaagATGTATTTTGAATGCAGTCTCAGGCAGTGCCTGTAATATGGGTGCCTTCAAAGGCACTCTGGTGACCTGGAGGGAGTttgctggctgtccccagcccagtcccGCTGCAGGGAGTGTTTGTTTCTGCTCTGGCTGTTGCAGGTGACTTTCACTCGGTGTTTGTATGCAcagctggtgcagcagcagtttgttcCAGACAGACGCAGTGGATACACCCTGCCCGCCCCAGCTCATCCTCAGTACAGAGCCTACGAGCTGGGCATGAAGCTGGTAATGATTCCTGGGGCATTTTGGCCTTGGCTCATGCATGTGCAGGGAATGGGTCCTTGTCTGGAGGTTGCCTGCTTGTCCAGAGAAATGTGAGCAAAGTCTGTCCCACCTTGAGAACCTCTTGTTGTTGCATCTTTTATCTGCAGGCTCATGGCTTTGAAATTTTGTGCTCCAAGAGCAGCAAAGTGGCTCCTGATGCCAAGAGAAAGGTGTTAAGGGGTCCTCTGTGGGAGAGATTCCTCAGGAGCTTGAAGGAGAAGGATTATTTCAAGGTCTGTGAGTATTTCAGTGTCTGTGGCTTTTAAACATTgcaggaaaaatacattttaaccCTTGAACTTGTGTGAGGAATTGTAGTGGGGCCAGAGCTTGAATCCTTATCTCTGTGTGAAATGAAGTAATGTGCAGTTTGTTCCCCTttgaaaggaatttattttggaaattaaaaaggaaaaagcaagatgTGGGGATTGATTCATTCATCTAAAGCAAGGGGAGAAATACACTTGAGTGAAGAAAACCCCCACATGTGATTGTGTGAGGTGTAACTGATTTCACtggtttacatttcatttccacCCCTCTAGACTTCAATATTCTTCAAGATCCATACATAACACCACAGGCCTATCTGGGCCCATGCATGTGTaatttttatgtgtgtgtggtttttgtgGGTTCTGGGGGTTCTGGTGTGgttctgtggggttttattttaaaagatgccTTTGAGTACTTCTTTGAAGTTAATAAATTGGACATAAATTGACTACCTACTTGAAGGTTATAATATTGGACAACTTTATTGAGATTCTTAGGTTAATACCCTTTAATATGCTTCAAACACAGGAGTGCCCCTTGGCTGTATTGAGTTCAAAGTGTTCATGGCCAAGAGGTTTTAGTTGTTCTGGTTctctcagcatttctgtgtgacCAACAGTCACCCTTAGGAAgcctggaattgtttgggttcATGGCTGTGACTTGCATTCAATAGGGAGAAATGGAAGGATCAGCCAAGTACCTGGAGCTGTTGCACATGGCAGAAGATCACTTCCAGCAATCTGTTGCAGTGCCAGAAAGGTGAGAGCTGCTTAAAATTCATGAGTGTCATATACCCTACAAATCCTGTAAGTGACCTTTGAAATCCTTGTCACAAACACCTGAACCCTTTTCTCCGCTGCACATTTAACATGGGAGCTGTGGCCAGGACATACAAGTACTAATTCCTCTGGAATGCTCCACTGGGAGAAGTTCTGGCTTGAGTAACTCTTTTATCTTGGTTTTGTGAAATGCTGAGCTCTTCCAAGTGGATTCCAAGTGGTGACTGCAATGCAATTTTTGCTTGGTTGACTGTAGAAAGTGTAGAAAAGTTTCATTGAAAAGCAGTGCCAGTGAATAATGAATACAGGGTAATGTGTCTCCTTTGCTCAAGGGGCTGGCTGTGGATTTCTCTGGAAGATCAAATCCAAAAGCTAAATCACTACAGAAATATCTGAGGCTTTGCCAGCCCATAATATCTTGATGTTATTTTTTGAGTTTCCAGTCTGTGGTGTTTGGGATCTGGTAATCTTAATATTTACCAAGGCAAATGAAATGTAAAGGAACAGAGCCATGACCAATGGGTTTGGAGCCATCAGCTGGGAACTGCAGGGACTGACTGTGTCCTGTTTTGGCCAATGCTCTGGGTAGTGCTCTGGTACTTCCCCAGATTCATTGCCCTTTTTGATGTGtttgcacagaaggaaaaattaagaaTTCAAGTGAAAACCTGAATGCAGAGCATGTGATCCCATTGAATCCATTTCAGTAAATtgagtttggtttttcttccagctgtgaTGAAGTGAGCCCAGGTGATGAAATCCTGGCACTACTACAGACAACCCCCATTGATCTGAAGGAATTGGAGAGAGAAGCAGCTTGTCTTCCTGCAGAGGATGGTGAGCTGGATGGGGAATTATTCCTATTACAGATGGTTATTTGTGGGGGGAGAGGGGCAATGCTGACAGCTGTGAAGGGAGAGCAAATCCAGCCTTCCTCAAGACTCAACACTGGGTTGGCTCTCCCAGTTTAGAGTAAGCCTTTCTTCCTCCACTGAGTGGCCAAAGGCTTCTCAGTGACTGAATGGTCTCTCTGAGTTTGAGCTCTGCAAAGCAGAGTTTGTAAGTAGTGACAAGAAATCTGCACTCAGTTCTTCTCGGCCTCTCTGTGCCTTTGCTGTGTGTGAGCCAGGACCAGCACAAGAGCTGAACTGCAGAACTGAGCTGCAGGATGGTTGCAGCCCTGTCAGTCAGCTGGTTTGGGCCTGTGGGCCTCAGGCTTGTGCAGAGTAACAGATCTGTGCTGTGTCCTTGCAGATGACAGCTGGCTGGATATGACACCAGGTGCTCTGGATCAGATGCTGAAGGAGACAAGAAATGA
This genomic interval from Ammospiza nelsoni isolate bAmmNel1 chromosome 8, bAmmNel1.pri, whole genome shotgun sequence contains the following:
- the LOC132076203 gene encoding protein ecdysoneless homolog, with amino-acid sequence MEALRRPALPEDAVRYRLFAAAAAGPGGEALLRRCAELALVRFAPLLAAYVWQRQPFRLRYVPGRGEIPAHLGGTTEFGDNVEDEWFIVYLLREITREFPGLAASIDDNDGEFLLIEAADFLPKWLNPENSENRVFFYKGELHIIAPGEPWEQGWALSAPRATVPQALALLSTRAEEFLAAEPIRAALNKRLHGYPGKIQASLHRARCFLPAGIAAVLRLRPSLVAAAVQAFYLREPGDLGACRRPFRAFPAEQRVMALVTFTRCLYAQLVQQQFVPDRRSGYTLPAPAHPQYRAYELGMKLAHGFEILCSKSSKVAPDAKRKVLRGPLWERFLRSLKEKDYFKGEMEGSAKYLELLHMAEDHFQQSVAVPESCDEVSPGDEILALLQTTPIDLKELEREAACLPAEDDDSWLDMTPGALDQMLKETRNESLSSPNEEEQNYDLETVAESMKAFVSKVSTHEGAEMPWSSDESQVTFDVDSFTKALDRILGADSEELDSDDVDEEEEFGFSAEDDEELDAGNGRQEQKVSPEELVGSLKAYMEEMDRELAQSNVGKSFSSHKRGASSVGAAPCESAGPDCGAEAAELAALDVDMNLVANLLESYSAQAGLAGPTSSILQSLGVNLPESTELTGS